The genomic window CACCTCATATATTGTCCTGAACCTAAAATTCCCATTGCTGGCCCTTCTACAACAAGATCTGCCCCAGCTTCAATAGCCATCCTAGCTCTTATATATCTATCAAATAGATATGGAACTCCCCTTCCACTTCTTTCTAATGGCCCTGGAAGAACAGATACAAATATTCCATACTTTTTTCCTTCTTCTAGAGCATACTTATGTCCTTTATGTAGTGGATTATATTCTGTAAAATCACAAACAACCTTATCTTTCCCTTCTACATCTTTTATCTCCTCTATAATTTCTTTTACTCTTTTAAAAGATTCTTTATTTTTATATTCAGCATCATCTATAACCTTTAATCTATCATTTAAAAAATTCTGTAAATGTAAATACATAATACCACCAATGTAGGAAAAATTTATATATAAGAAAGAGAGTTATTATATTCTGGTTGTGGGCCCATGGTCTAGCTGGCTATGACGTCGCCCTTACAAGGCGAAGGTCGCCGGTTCGAATCCGGCTGGGCCCACCAATTTTTATTTTAGAAAATATAAATTAAAAAATTTAGATTTATTGTTCTTTTTTCTCCTTCTCCTTTTTCATAGCCTCTTCTAATTCCTTCCTAAGTTCTAATATGATTTTTGATAACTCCTCTATTCTCTTTATCCCCTCTTTCTCTACTTTGTCAAGTTCATCTAATTTATTTTTTAATTTTTCTATAGTTTCATTAAATGGTTTTTCTATAAAAAGATCTGATTTTATCCCTAACAAAGCTTTATCCTCTATAATCTTTGCTTTTAAAAATACACCTGGGCCTACAGGGATTAGAGTTTCTTCATCTAACTTTATATTTTCAATAGTTTCAATTGTCTTATTTATTTCATTTTTTAAAGCTCTTATAGATGCAATTTCATTTTGAATAGCCTGTAATTGTTGACTGTACATTTCATACGCCATTGCTTTCTGTTCTAAATTTTTCAAAATTTCACCTCAAAACTTTTATATAAAATTATAAAAACTTTAGAATATTTAATATTTGTTGTGGGATTATGATATTGGCTACATTAGGATATTTATTAGTTTTATTAAAAGCTATAACAGAATCCTGGATTGATGTAGTTAAGAGATGTATTAATGGGCAGATAAAGCCAGAAGTTGTTGAGATAGAGTCAATAATCAATAACCCTACTGGGTTAATATTACTCTCATGGTCAATTACAGCTACTCCAGGGACATTGGTTATAGATTTAGATACAGAAAAAAGAAAATTAAAAGTAGCTTGTATCTATCCAAGAAAAAGAGAAAATATTGTTCCATTTGAGCCATATATAAAGAAGATGTTTGATTAGTATTTGAGTGTGATTATGTATGATAGATATTAGGGAGTTAAAGAAAATAGTTAATCCTTTTTTTCTAACAATAAGGAAAGATAAAATATTGGTTAATAATAAAAGGATGGCAAGAATATCAAAGATAAAAATGAAAAAAATAGAAAAAATGTTTAATATTCCTGTCATATACTCAAAAACATATGAATATATATCAACAAAAGTTGGGAGATTTATTAATAAGTATAAAATCCTCTCAGCTAGGGATACTGTTTTAGTAGGTTTTAGTGGAGGTAAGGATAGTTTAATACTTTTACATCTTTTAGAACCATATACAAGGAAGCTGGGGATTAAGTTAATAGCTGTGACAGTAGATGTTAATATAGGGGGAGTGAGACCTTGGAAAAATATAGATTTGTTAAAATATCACTGTGACATGTTAAATATTCCTTTAGTTGTATTAAAAAGTGATTTAGATGTTGTAGAGCTTTCAAAAATATTAACTGAGCACTCTAAAGGTATGGAATTTTCTCCATGTTTTTCTTGTTCTATTATAAAGAGATATTTGATAGGTAAGTATGCAAAAGAATTAGCTGAAAAGGAAAATATTGATTATGAAAAAATAAAATTAGCCTATGGTCATAATCTTGATGATAATTCTGATACTATATTGGCTAATTTATTTAAAGGAGAAAAGATAAGATATATGAGGCCAGTAACTAAATTTAAATCTAATGTAGTTGATTTTATAAAATTTAAATTGGATTTGGAACCT from Methanocaldococcus villosus KIN24-T80 includes these protein-coding regions:
- the pfdA gene encoding prefoldin subunit alpha, translated to MKNLEQKAMAYEMYSQQLQAIQNEIASIRALKNEINKTIETIENIKLDEETLIPVGPGVFLKAKIIEDKALLGIKSDLFIEKPFNETIEKLKNKLDELDKVEKEGIKRIEELSKIILELRKELEEAMKKEKEKKEQ
- a CDS encoding monovalent cation/H+ antiporter subunit E: MILATLGYLLVLLKAITESWIDVVKRCINGQIKPEVVEIESIINNPTGLILLSWSITATPGTLVIDLDTEKRKLKVACIYPRKRENIVPFEPYIKKMFD
- a CDS encoding ATP-binding protein, encoding MIDIRELKKIVNPFFLTIRKDKILVNNKRMARISKIKMKKIEKMFNIPVIYSKTYEYISTKVGRFINKYKILSARDTVLVGFSGGKDSLILLHLLEPYTRKLGIKLIAVTVDVNIGGVRPWKNIDLLKYHCDMLNIPLVVLKSDLDVVELSKILTEHSKGMEFSPCFSCSIIKRYLIGKYAKELAEKENIDYEKIKLAYGHNLDDNSDTILANLFKGEKIRYMRPVTKFKSNVVDFIKFKLDLEPLTIIRPMLQILEDDIVKALDECNLEYYKDKEVCPYSRDRGDSIRRRCHEILEELEKEIPNIREMIVSSAIKTIEG